One genomic window of Metopolophium dirhodum isolate CAU chromosome 4, ASM1992520v1, whole genome shotgun sequence includes the following:
- the LOC132943974 gene encoding uncharacterized protein LOC132943974, whose amino-acid sequence MRQCSSSYRMSGLDRRTNVDVQILSAASKAIAEKCFWNACKALSFGLFLMAVGAIMAIIGYYAEQLSSDDIVTKTDSGNSSTSIRTTKTTKKSSHIYKLSYAGPIVMGVGGFIVVAACVMTFEARDRAAKFMSNQLKIMGSGVGGGQASGHRGHGRQTPSAGYLSRGDSGRSSYQNPCDGGRHKMNKSPSAPNLAAAALASANRGPGGAAQSGVGRLPLRHKHAVHVLSSGGGGGGGAGRALLSPHTLRRQAMSMDTQDYNPLFSPPRSRHSSSGLLTYSNSNNFGNFNCSNGNKQGGDGSRESVNDPMRTSSRGSRGSMVLDLHVPNECPVTMRVRDRSRRSDTARRHVLRRQTPVELDDTIIAYAAASAMAADHHRQRAKRCTRSATCDVPHAVKSKRRRQDSSCSDVVAARRRSGSPVCGGVASGSVGSRGGGGWRSSANDVVDAAEWARTANRGTGGDSAVSSPQRFANDRSPGSTPIRQQSQPTTAAVDGSKMSLSRTCSDIMSIDKSFEESNYSSS is encoded by the exons ATGCGGCAATGTAGCTCTTCATATCGGATGTCTGGTTTAGATCGGCGAACAAATGTAGACGTTCAAATTTTGAGTGCTGCTAGTAAAGCGATTGCGGAGAAATGCTTTTGGAACGCATGCAAAGCGTTATCTTTTGGATTGTTTCTGATGGCTGTCGGAGCCATAATGGCCATTATTG gatATTATGCGGAACAGCTTTCATCAGATGACATTGTCACGAAAACTGACAGTGGTAATTCAAGTACATCCATACgtacaacaaaaacaacaaaaaaatcgtCTCATATATATAAGTTGTCGTATGCTGGACCAATTGTGATGGGCGTTGGAG GGTTCATCGTGGTGGCGGCGTGCGTGATGACATTCGAGGCGCGCGATCGGGCGGCCAAATTCATGTCCAACCAATTGAAAATAATGGGCAGTGGCGTCGGTGGGGGCCAGGCGTCGGGTCATCGTGGCCACGGTCGGCAGACGCCGTCCGCTGGTTACCTGTCCAGGGGCGACAGCGGCCGGAGCAGCTACCAGAACCCGTGCGACGGCGGACGGCACAAGATGAACAAGAGCCCGTCGGCGCCCAACCTGGCGGCGGCTGCGCTGGCGTCAGCGAACCGCGGACCAGGGGGCGCCGCACAGTCTGGCGTTGGCAGGCTGCCCCTCAGGCACAAGCACGCGGTGCACGTGCTGTCGTCGggaggcggcggtggcggtggagcGGGCCGAGCGCTGCTCAGTCCGCACACTTTGCGTCGACAGGCCATGTCGATGGACACGCAAGACTACAACCCGCTGTTCTCGCCGCCCCGATCCCGGCACAGCAGTTCGGGTCTGTTGACgtacagcaacagcaacaactTTGGAAATTTCAACTGCAGCAACGGCAACAAACAGGGCGGTGACGGCAGCAGGGAGTCGGTCAACGATCCGATGAGGACGTCTTCCAGGGGATCGAGGGGCTCGATGGTACTGGACCTGCATGTGCCCAACGAGTGTCCGGTGACGATGAGGGTGCGGGACAGGAGCCGCCGGTCGGACACGGCTCGGCGGCACGTTCTCCGCAGGCAGACACCCGTCGAGCTTGACGACACGATCATCGCGTACGCCGCAGCCTCGGCCATGGCAGCGGACCATCACCGGCAGCGGGCCAAGCGGTGCACACGGTCGGCCACTTGCGACGTGCCGCACGCGGTCAAGTCGAAGCGCAGACGACAGGACTCCAGTTGCTCGGACGTGGTGGCGGCCCGTCGGAGGTCCGGTTCGCCGGTGTGCGGCGGCGTCGCCAGTGGCAGTGTCGGGAGTCGGGGCGGCGGTGGATGGCGTTCGTCGGCCAACGACGTCGTCGATGCCGCCGAGTGGGCCAGGACAGCGAACCGCGGCACTGGCGGTGATTCGGCCGTGTCGTCGCCGCAACGGTTCGCCAACGACCGTTCACCCGGGTCGACACCCATACGACAACAGTCCCAGCCGACCACAGCCGCAGTGGACGGCAGCAAAATGTCGCTGTCTAGGACGTGTTCCGACATCATGTCCATCGACAAGTCGTTCGAAGAGTCCAATTACAGTAGTTCGTAG